In Anaerolineales bacterium, the following are encoded in one genomic region:
- a CDS encoding DUF4129 domain-containing protein, whose translation MNAAGEWILKRTDTRGLLKPALLAAVLAAAVGQIAPLIVRADAALFLSAALCGLLAGWLIGRLPLPPAAAAAANAALGIDFLLLTVGRLDLPFRRWIGLSAVWFARFLPQFRNLEFDAASWRAETGLLLTGPSSVVARFFAWAASIRRGDEIFDPVASAFFWGLVFFLLGAFAGWALSARRKPFAAVLPPVILSAGVSAALDGDWPSAVVIAGLAMAAVIVAEHILKEEEWDRRGMGYSTGIRWDLSFSAGPVLAFLLLAAYTVPAIPYDDISRWIREHSQPAAAPADAGGRTSGEGGAVGPGVPRADSEFPLTHYLGAGPDLTREVVLVIVTGETLKYFPGMREPSAPHHYWKAVTYDIYTGSAWLTGATEEREMLPGERIREELPFGVKFHQAVTVNRYGSGPLYAAGEVVTVDTLFRVVTRTWEDVFGILVPGSSYEVDSVYTDADVGELRAAGTDYPQWIRGRYLQLPRGLPQRVHILARDLTAAPATPYDRAVAIQEYLRAEMRYSLDVEAPPRDRDVVDFFLFDSREGFCDYYATAMAVLARSAGIPARIAFGYASGTFDSVQGKFTVLESDAHAWPELYFPGIGWVEFEPTSSMAMIRREEAPAASEFIPAAGRENATPAVLTWIGGILRRMSAPALILLVSLPTLALAWILLAPFRYWFLAPAAVLPGIYRELATHGRRQGVPRLPSTTPAEFAHRLARINPGRGVDLHRIVDLYSMQVYGGKPITAARRREAAALWPGLDRGLWINWWNRWTGKWRNVFRRRARSEPG comes from the coding sequence ATGAACGCCGCGGGCGAGTGGATCCTGAAGCGGACGGATACGCGCGGCTTGCTCAAACCGGCGCTGCTCGCGGCTGTCCTGGCGGCGGCGGTCGGGCAGATAGCGCCGCTGATCGTCCGCGCGGACGCTGCGTTGTTCCTCAGCGCGGCCCTCTGCGGATTGCTCGCCGGCTGGCTGATCGGCCGCCTCCCCCTGCCGCCGGCCGCCGCCGCCGCGGCAAACGCCGCCCTGGGGATTGATTTTCTGCTGCTGACCGTCGGGCGGCTGGATCTTCCGTTCCGCCGCTGGATCGGCTTGTCGGCCGTATGGTTCGCACGATTTCTCCCCCAGTTCCGGAACCTGGAATTCGACGCGGCCTCTTGGCGGGCGGAAACGGGCCTGCTCCTGACCGGGCCTTCGTCGGTGGTGGCGCGCTTCTTCGCCTGGGCGGCTTCCATCCGGCGCGGCGACGAAATTTTCGATCCGGTCGCCTCCGCGTTTTTCTGGGGCTTGGTGTTTTTCCTGCTCGGAGCCTTCGCCGGCTGGGCGCTGAGCGCGCGCCGTAAGCCCTTCGCCGCCGTCCTTCCGCCGGTGATCCTTTCGGCGGGCGTCTCCGCCGCCCTGGACGGGGATTGGCCTTCCGCCGTCGTGATTGCGGGATTGGCCATGGCGGCCGTGATTGTTGCGGAGCACATCCTGAAGGAAGAGGAATGGGACCGGAGGGGAATGGGGTATTCGACCGGCATCCGCTGGGACCTGAGTTTCTCCGCCGGGCCCGTGCTCGCTTTCTTGTTGCTGGCCGCGTACACCGTCCCCGCCATACCCTACGACGACATCTCGCGCTGGATCCGGGAGCATTCCCAGCCGGCGGCCGCGCCGGCGGATGCCGGCGGCCGGACTTCCGGCGAAGGCGGGGCGGTCGGCCCGGGCGTTCCGCGGGCGGATAGCGAATTTCCCCTCACCCATTACCTGGGCGCCGGCCCGGACCTGACCCGCGAGGTGGTCCTGGTTATCGTCACCGGGGAGACTCTGAAGTATTTTCCGGGGATGCGCGAGCCCTCCGCCCCGCACCATTATTGGAAGGCGGTCACTTACGACATCTACACCGGCAGCGCCTGGCTCACCGGCGCGACCGAGGAACGGGAAATGCTGCCCGGAGAGAGGATCCGGGAGGAGTTGCCGTTCGGGGTGAAGTTCCATCAGGCCGTTACGGTGAACCGCTACGGATCCGGTCCGCTCTACGCCGCGGGCGAAGTGGTCACGGTCGATACGCTTTTCCGGGTGGTGACCCGGACTTGGGAGGATGTTTTCGGCATTCTCGTGCCGGGATCGTCGTACGAAGTGGATTCCGTTTACACGGATGCGGATGTCGGCGAACTGCGCGCCGCGGGGACGGACTATCCGCAGTGGATCCGCGGACGCTACCTGCAGCTGCCCCGGGGATTGCCGCAGCGGGTTCATATCCTCGCCCGCGACCTCACCGCCGCGCCGGCCACGCCCTACGACCGCGCCGTCGCCATCCAGGAATACCTGCGCGCCGAGATGCGCTATTCCTTGGACGTCGAAGCGCCCCCGCGCGACCGCGATGTGGTGGATTTTTTCCTGTTCGATTCAAGGGAAGGCTTCTGCGATTACTACGCCACGGCGATGGCGGTGCTGGCCCGGTCGGCGGGGATCCCGGCCCGGATCGCGTTCGGGTACGCATCCGGGACGTTCGACTCGGTCCAGGGGAAATTCACCGTGCTGGAATCCGACGCGCACGCCTGGCCGGAGCTCTACTTTCCCGGAATCGGCTGGGTGGAGTTCGAACCCACGTCTTCGATGGCCATGATCCGGCGGGAGGAAGCCCCCGCCGCTTCCGAATTCATCCCGGCGGCGGGGCGGGAAAACGCGACTCCGGCCGTCCTGACCTGGATCGGGGGGATTCTGCGCCGCATGTCGGCGCCGGCGCTGATCCTGCTGGTGTCGCTTCCCACGCTCGCCCTGGCGTGGATCCTGCTTGCCCCCTTCCGGTATTGGTTCCTCGCACCCGCGGCGGTCCTTCCCGGGATATACCGCGAACTGGCGACCCACGGGCGGAGGCAGGGCGTTCCGCGCCTGCCCTCCACGACCCCGGCGGAGTTCGCGCACCGGCTGGCGCGGATAAACCCCGGCCGCGGCGTCGACCTGCATCGGATTGTGGATTTATATTCCATGCAGGTGTACGGCGGAAAGCCGATCACCGCCGCGCGGCGGAGGGAAGCGGCCGCACTCTGGCCCGGGTTGGACCGCGGCCTATGGATTAACTGGTGGAATCGGTGGACCGGAAAATGGCGGAACGTATTCCGGCGCCGTGCCCGTTCCGAGCCGGGGTGA
- a CDS encoding pyridoxal phosphate-dependent aminotransferase has protein sequence MKLGKLASSIAESPTLRLNALAKSMLAEGIPVIHLGGGEPKNKAPRSAIDAACAYLSTGDVKYTPSAGTASLRKAAAEYTERNYGRQATADNILISAGAKQTLYNLLFALTDPGDEVIIPAPYWVSYPEMVRMAGGVPVIVPSSPQTHIPRAEDLFGAVTARTKAILYNSPNNPSGALYPAGLVEELVRFCEREGIWLVADDIYHKLVFDGKVAPNPCAYTDRGAEDSRLILLNAVSKIYGMTGFRIGWAAAPRAVVAVMNNIQAATTSCNSGVLMAAAEGALKGPQEGVAELVSLLESNRDAMLAALAEIPGVRIAKPQGTFYCLPDFSAYGKDSTALSSFLLEQAFVVTVPGKEFGAENHLRLSYCGSRADVLEGIARIRWALDPASPMEIRIGEKTAVRDW, from the coding sequence ATGAAATTAGGCAAACTTGCTTCCTCCATCGCCGAATCGCCGACCTTGAGGCTCAACGCGCTGGCCAAATCCATGCTCGCCGAGGGGATCCCCGTGATCCATCTGGGAGGCGGCGAGCCGAAGAACAAGGCGCCGCGCTCCGCGATCGACGCGGCCTGCGCCTACCTTTCCACCGGCGATGTTAAATACACTCCCTCCGCCGGCACCGCCTCGCTGCGCAAAGCCGCCGCCGAATACACCGAGCGGAACTACGGCCGCCAAGCCACAGCGGACAACATCCTCATCTCCGCCGGCGCCAAGCAGACCCTCTACAACCTGCTCTTCGCGCTGACCGACCCCGGCGACGAGGTGATCATCCCCGCGCCGTATTGGGTCTCCTATCCGGAAATGGTCCGCATGGCGGGCGGCGTGCCGGTGATCGTCCCCTCCTCCCCGCAGACCCATATCCCGCGGGCCGAGGACCTGTTCGGGGCGGTGACCGCCCGGACCAAAGCGATCCTCTACAACAGCCCCAACAACCCGTCCGGGGCGCTCTATCCGGCCGGGCTGGTGGAGGAGCTCGTGCGTTTCTGCGAACGCGAGGGTATCTGGCTCGTGGCCGACGACATCTATCACAAGCTGGTCTTCGACGGGAAGGTTGCCCCCAACCCCTGCGCCTACACCGACCGCGGAGCGGAAGATTCGCGCCTGATTCTCCTCAACGCGGTTTCGAAAATCTACGGCATGACCGGCTTCCGCATCGGCTGGGCGGCCGCTCCCCGAGCGGTCGTCGCCGTTATGAACAACATCCAAGCGGCGACCACTTCCTGCAACTCCGGTGTGCTGATGGCCGCGGCGGAGGGCGCGCTCAAGGGTCCGCAGGAGGGCGTGGCGGAATTGGTGTCGTTGCTCGAATCCAACCGGGATGCGATGCTCGCGGCCTTGGCGGAAATCCCGGGCGTGCGGATCGCGAAGCCCCAGGGCACGTTTTATTGCTTGCCGGATTTTTCCGCGTACGGAAAGGATTCGACCGCGCTGAGCAGCTTCCTGTTGGAACAGGCTTTCGTTGTGACGGTTCCGGGAAAGGAATTCGGCGCCGAAAACCATCTGCGGTTATCCTATTGCGGGAGCCGGGCGGACGTCTTGGAAGGAATCGCCCGCATCCGCTGGGCGCTCGACCCCGCCTCGCCGATGGAGATCCGGATCGGGGAAAAGACCGCCGTGAGGGATTGGTGA
- the carB gene encoding carbamoyl-phosphate synthase large subunit, with protein MPKREDIHKVLIIGSGPIVIGQACEFDYSGTQACKALRGLGYKIVLVNSNPATIMTDPGMADATYIEPLTVQSVTEVIAKERPDALLPNLGGQTGLNLASELAKQGVLEKYGVKVIGVDIDAIERGEDRVAFKETMKSLGIPMPESEAVYSVEDAEKVAERLGYPVVIRPAYTLGGTGGGLVYNIEELRVVASRGIAASLVGQVLVEESVLGWEELELEVVRDSKGQMITVCFIENVDAMGVHTGDSYCTAPMLTISPELQQRLQKWSYAIVEAIQVIGGTNVQFAHDPQTDRVVVIEINPRTSRSSALASKATGFPIALISSKLASGLTLDEIPYWRKGTLDKYAPYGDYVVVKFARWAFEKFKDAQDRLGTQMRAVGEVMSIGKTYKEALQKAIRSLEIGRYGLGFAKDFHERTLAELLGILKEPTSERQFILYEALRKGAKIEDLYALTHIKPWFLQQMKELVALEEEIIAYKGRTLPDALLARAKQDGFADRYLAQLLGVSEREIRGRRTAIGVAEAWEAVPVSGVENAAYYFSTYNAPDSVPTSAKKKVMILGGGPNRIGQGIEFDYCCVHAAFALRDMGFETIMVNCNPETVSTDYDTSDKLYFEPLTVEDVLGIYEKERPEGVIVQFGGQTPLNLARELEEAGVKILGTTPEVIDLAEDRDRFRAMMEKMGIPMPASGMASNLPDALAVAGRIGYPLIVRPSYVLGGRGMEVVYDEEALKAYVAAAVQITPDRPIYIDSFLENALETEADAIADGEATYVPAVMEHIEQAGIHSGDSACVIPPVSIPPRHLETILRHTQRIAHELGVVGLMNMQYAIADDKVYVLEANPRASRTVPLVSKVCDVQMARIATRMMLGKKLADADLRERKIPHFGVKEAVFPFPMFPEVDPLLGPEMRSTGEVLGLDRTFGLAYFKAEAGAQQTLPTRGTVLISVANRDKPAARKAAEAFHELGFRIRATRGTHRYLADNRIPSEPINKQTEGRPNIVDGIMNKEIQLVINTPAGKESKTDDSYIRKAAIKYRVPYITTIPAALAAAQGIADHGRVETRVRSLQEYHGDIG; from the coding sequence ATGCCCAAACGCGAAGACATCCACAAGGTGCTGATCATCGGATCCGGTCCGATTGTGATCGGCCAGGCCTGCGAGTTCGATTACTCGGGGACCCAGGCCTGCAAGGCGCTGCGCGGGCTCGGATACAAGATCGTCCTGGTGAACTCCAATCCGGCGACGATCATGACCGACCCGGGCATGGCCGACGCCACCTACATCGAACCGCTGACCGTGCAAAGCGTGACCGAGGTCATTGCCAAGGAGCGGCCGGACGCCTTGCTGCCGAACCTCGGCGGGCAGACCGGGCTGAACCTCGCCTCGGAACTGGCCAAACAGGGCGTGCTGGAAAAGTACGGCGTGAAGGTGATCGGGGTCGACATCGACGCGATCGAACGCGGCGAGGACCGGGTGGCCTTCAAGGAGACGATGAAGTCGCTCGGCATCCCAATGCCCGAGAGCGAGGCGGTCTACAGCGTCGAGGACGCCGAGAAGGTGGCCGAGCGGCTGGGCTACCCGGTGGTGATCCGCCCGGCCTACACCCTCGGCGGAACCGGCGGCGGGCTGGTCTACAACATCGAGGAGCTGCGGGTGGTGGCCAGCCGCGGCATCGCCGCCAGCCTCGTCGGCCAGGTGCTGGTGGAAGAATCCGTCCTGGGGTGGGAGGAGCTGGAGCTCGAGGTGGTCCGCGATTCCAAGGGACAGATGATTACGGTGTGCTTTATCGAAAACGTGGACGCGATGGGCGTGCACACCGGCGATTCCTACTGCACCGCGCCGATGCTGACCATCTCCCCCGAGCTGCAGCAGCGCCTGCAGAAATGGTCCTACGCCATCGTCGAGGCGATCCAGGTCATCGGCGGGACGAATGTGCAGTTCGCTCACGATCCGCAGACCGACCGGGTGGTGGTGATCGAGATCAACCCGCGTACCTCGCGCTCCTCGGCCCTGGCCTCCAAAGCCACCGGCTTTCCGATCGCGCTGATTTCCTCCAAGCTGGCCAGCGGACTCACCCTCGACGAGATTCCCTACTGGCGCAAAGGAACGCTGGACAAGTACGCGCCGTACGGCGATTACGTGGTGGTGAAGTTCGCCCGCTGGGCGTTTGAGAAATTCAAGGACGCCCAGGACCGGCTCGGCACGCAGATGCGCGCTGTGGGCGAGGTGATGAGCATCGGTAAAACCTACAAGGAGGCCCTGCAGAAGGCGATCCGCTCGTTGGAGATCGGACGTTACGGGCTGGGATTCGCCAAGGATTTCCACGAGCGGACCCTCGCGGAGCTGCTCGGGATTCTCAAGGAGCCCACCAGCGAACGCCAGTTCATCCTCTACGAAGCGTTGCGCAAGGGGGCGAAGATCGAGGACCTGTATGCGCTGACCCATATCAAACCCTGGTTCCTGCAGCAGATGAAGGAGCTGGTCGCGCTCGAAGAAGAGATCATCGCATACAAAGGCCGCACCCTGCCCGACGCCCTGCTGGCCCGGGCCAAGCAGGACGGCTTCGCCGACCGCTACCTCGCCCAATTGCTGGGGGTCTCCGAACGGGAGATCCGCGGTCGCCGCACGGCGATCGGCGTGGCGGAGGCCTGGGAGGCGGTCCCGGTCAGCGGAGTGGAGAACGCCGCTTACTACTTCTCCACCTACAACGCGCCGGATTCCGTCCCGACCAGCGCGAAGAAAAAGGTAATGATCCTCGGCGGCGGCCCCAACCGGATCGGCCAGGGAATCGAATTCGACTACTGCTGCGTGCACGCGGCTTTCGCTTTGCGCGACATGGGCTTCGAGACGATCATGGTCAACTGCAATCCGGAAACCGTTTCCACCGATTACGACACCTCCGACAAGCTTTATTTCGAGCCGCTGACGGTCGAGGACGTGCTCGGCATCTATGAGAAAGAGCGGCCCGAGGGCGTGATCGTCCAATTCGGCGGCCAGACCCCCTTGAACCTCGCCCGCGAGTTGGAGGAGGCCGGGGTGAAGATCCTCGGCACCACCCCCGAGGTGATCGACCTGGCCGAGGACCGCGATCGGTTCCGCGCGATGATGGAGAAGATGGGGATTCCGATGCCGGCCTCCGGCATGGCGTCCAACCTGCCGGACGCGCTGGCGGTGGCGGGGCGAATCGGATATCCGCTGATCGTCCGGCCGTCCTACGTGCTCGGCGGCCGCGGCATGGAAGTGGTTTACGACGAAGAAGCGCTCAAGGCTTACGTCGCCGCGGCGGTGCAAATCACCCCAGACCGGCCGATCTACATCGACAGCTTCCTCGAAAACGCGCTCGAAACCGAAGCCGATGCGATCGCCGACGGGGAAGCAACCTACGTTCCGGCGGTGATGGAGCACATCGAGCAGGCCGGGATCCATTCGGGGGATTCGGCCTGCGTCATCCCGCCGGTCAGCATCCCCCCGCGGCACTTGGAGACGATCCTCCGCCACACCCAGCGCATCGCCCACGAACTGGGCGTGGTCGGGCTGATGAACATGCAATACGCCATCGCCGACGACAAGGTCTACGTGCTGGAAGCCAATCCGCGCGCCTCGCGCACCGTGCCGCTGGTCTCGAAGGTCTGCGACGTCCAGATGGCGCGGATCGCCACCCGGATGATGCTGGGGAAAAAGCTGGCCGACGCGGATTTGCGCGAAAGAAAGATTCCGCACTTCGGCGTCAAGGAGGCGGTCTTTCCGTTTCCGATGTTCCCGGAGGTGGACCCGCTGCTCGGACCGGAGATGCGTTCGACCGGCGAAGTGCTGGGGCTGGACCGGACCTTCGGGTTGGCGTACTTCAAAGCCGAGGCCGGCGCCCAGCAAACCCTGCCGACCCGCGGAACCGTGTTGATCAGCGTCGCCAACCGCGACAAGCCGGCGGCGCGGAAGGCGGCCGAGGCGTTTCACGAGCTGGGGTTCCGGATCCGCGCCACCCGCGGCACCCACCGCTACCTGGCCGACAACCGGATCCCTTCCGAGCCGATCAACAAGCAGACTGAAGGCCGGCCCAACATCGTCGACGGAATCATGAACAAGGAGATCCAGCTGGTGATCAACACACCGGCTGGAAAGGAAAGCAAGACGGACGATTCCTACATCCGCAAGGCGGCGATCAAATACCGCGTTCCCTACATCACCACCATCCCGGCCGCGCTGGCCGCAGCCCAGGGAATCGCCGACCACGGCCGCGTGGAGACCCGCGTGCGCTCGCTGCAGGAATACCACGGGGATATCGGATGA
- a CDS encoding DUF58 domain-containing protein, whose protein sequence is MRAPFLPALTAALVIVQLFAPGKEWTALLIAVGGVWLIGWAWIRELARHLTLVREVRFGWAHVGDLLEERFSLINTGWAPAVWVDVLDRSTMPSYDPSRVSGVGRYSETRWQTKGLCARRGVYMLGPTSIVAQDPFGIYRLEMEYPAASTMAVMPPVIPLTEIDIAPGGRTGDGRMRIDAQERTVDASTVRGYLPGDSLRWIHWPTSARKGTLHVRLFDGMPVGDWWIFIDMQRACQAGEGEHSTDEHAVVLAASLAARGIGEGRAVGLVGQGARDLYWFPPRQGETQLWDILRALAMISPAERPLGDLLSQLQPRETARSSVILITPEVSGRWLEPLLRLMRRGIKPTVLLLDPASYGGKGDSGPLASQLLECGIIQYRITRDLLGRQDLRPGTGDGIKWKVTPRGRAIISEKVDLSWKELA, encoded by the coding sequence TTGCGAGCGCCGTTTCTCCCCGCGCTGACGGCGGCGCTGGTGATCGTGCAGCTCTTCGCCCCCGGCAAGGAGTGGACCGCGCTGTTGATCGCCGTGGGCGGAGTCTGGCTGATCGGCTGGGCGTGGATCCGCGAGTTGGCTCGCCATCTGACTCTTGTGCGCGAAGTGCGCTTCGGCTGGGCGCACGTGGGTGACCTGCTCGAAGAGCGCTTCTCGCTGATCAATACGGGCTGGGCTCCGGCCGTGTGGGTGGACGTCCTCGACCGTTCGACGATGCCGTCGTACGATCCCAGCCGCGTCAGCGGCGTGGGCCGCTATTCTGAAACCCGCTGGCAAACCAAGGGCCTGTGCGCCCGCCGGGGCGTGTACATGCTCGGCCCCACGTCGATCGTCGCCCAGGATCCTTTTGGAATCTACCGGCTGGAAATGGAATACCCGGCCGCCTCGACGATGGCGGTGATGCCCCCGGTGATTCCGCTGACGGAGATCGACATCGCCCCCGGCGGCCGGACCGGCGACGGCCGGATGCGGATCGACGCGCAGGAGCGGACCGTGGACGCCTCGACCGTCCGCGGCTACCTGCCCGGCGACAGCCTGCGTTGGATCCATTGGCCCACCTCCGCCCGCAAGGGAACCCTGCACGTGCGCCTGTTCGACGGAATGCCGGTCGGGGATTGGTGGATTTTCATCGACATGCAGCGCGCATGCCAGGCCGGCGAAGGCGAGCATTCCACCGACGAGCACGCCGTGGTGCTGGCCGCCTCCCTCGCCGCGCGCGGGATCGGCGAAGGGCGGGCGGTGGGCCTGGTCGGGCAGGGCGCGCGCGACTTGTATTGGTTCCCCCCCCGCCAAGGCGAAACGCAGCTCTGGGATATCCTGCGCGCGCTGGCGATGATTTCTCCCGCGGAGAGGCCGCTGGGCGACCTCCTGAGCCAGCTGCAGCCCCGCGAAACCGCCCGCTCCAGCGTGATCCTGATCACCCCGGAGGTGAGCGGGCGGTGGCTGGAACCCTTGCTTAGGCTGATGCGCCGCGGCATCAAGCCCACTGTGCTGCTTCTGGATCCCGCGTCGTACGGCGGGAAGGGGGATTCCGGACCGCTTGCCTCCCAGCTCCTGGAATGCGGAATCATCCAATACCGGATCACACGCGACCTCCTCGGCCGCCAGGATCTGCGCCCCGGCACCGGGGACGGCATTAAATGGAAGGTCACTCCCCGCGGGAGGGCGATCATTTCCGAAAAGGTCGACCTTTCCTGGAAGGAGCTCGCATGA